A window of Actinomycetota bacterium contains these coding sequences:
- the ccsA gene encoding cytochrome c biogenesis protein CcsA codes for MKQIKIALVLLAIGGVLTTSAFVMAFTTAEVQRHTSTVTLPEKADTVFPVQAHTEDGFVYPRPWFSQKIFYFHVPVGLASFLVFGVAAFFSIRFLMTRRQEFDTKSRIGMETTLMFVILTMVTGVLWTRAAWGVWWQWEPRLTTYFIMTLLIIAYFVLRNSIEDEERQAVYAAAFSCMAFINAPISFVVTRLIPSASHPVVDETEMAVSNLIPFLVAMAGMLMVGYAIYVARMSEERLKERLSLLKDSFESK; via the coding sequence TTGAAGCAGATAAAGATTGCACTGGTGCTACTTGCGATCGGAGGCGTTCTGACCACATCTGCATTCGTGATGGCTTTTACCACTGCCGAGGTTCAGCGCCATACAAGCACGGTGACGCTTCCTGAAAAGGCCGATACGGTCTTTCCGGTTCAGGCTCACACGGAAGACGGCTTTGTCTATCCTCGTCCATGGTTTAGCCAAAAGATATTCTACTTTCACGTTCCGGTGGGCTTGGCATCATTCCTGGTATTCGGCGTGGCAGCTTTCTTTTCCATACGCTTTTTGATGACAAGACGCCAGGAGTTCGATACAAAAAGCAGGATCGGCATGGAGACCACCCTGATGTTTGTCATATTGACCATGGTCACAGGTGTTCTTTGGACACGGGCCGCTTGGGGGGTATGGTGGCAATGGGAGCCGCGGTTGACCACCTACTTCATAATGACTCTGCTCATCATCGCCTATTTCGTGCTGAGGAACTCTATCGAGGATGAGGAGCGCCAGGCAGTTTACGCAGCCGCTTTCTCGTGCATGGCCTTCATCAATGCCCCGATATCTTTTGTGGTTACGCGCCTGATTCCCTCCGCAAGTCATCCGGTAGTTGATGAGACCGAAATGGCGGTATCAAATCTCATACCTTTCCTTGTTGCGATGGCGGGAATGCTCATGGTCGGATATGCCATATACGTTGCGCGCATGAGCGAAGAGCGCCTGAAAGAACGTTTAAGTTTGCTCAAAGATTCGTTCGAGTCGAAATAG
- a CDS encoding CcmD family protein has translation MEASNLELYTLVLHDAPFVIAAYAILWASLMVYISMVLRRLLKIEKEMSVLQEFIDRRNS, from the coding sequence ATGGAAGCAAGCAATCTCGAACTCTACACTTTGGTGCTGCATGACGCGCCCTTTGTGATAGCGGCATACGCGATCTTGTGGGCTTCGCTGATGGTTTACATCAGCATGGTTTTGCGCAGGTTGCTTAAGATCGAAAAGGAGATGTCTGTTCTTCAGGAGTTCATCGATCGCCGAAACAGTTAA